The segment gaatggaatacgatgtcttttacgtggatattgatgaatacattcctgaacaaggtagtattctgacattgttgctataaaattagtctgttttacattcattatttgcattttgttttaatttatttgttgtaggattcagcagaatcgatatgacagaaaacacacactagatcgcgtatgtgtgtgaaataggatccacattggcagtctatacaatgtataaatgttgctgttaagttagaaatttactatgagtataagcagactgtgtgttcttttattaattttcaaaatcatacaaatatgacaataaactaattagggttcggtattttcccgtcctaatagttttttaccatttctactactggcagatgattaaccttcaaagtgtttcatttgttttcataatacatttgtaatgaagtaaaaatgacttcacctcattTGATCTGTCTGTAATTAAACTATTAGTTGCGCATatggactgcgcagcagaggtcacgaaccagtcacgaattctgggatatcatccgggtactcactggagaaaaacaataacaaaagtttacaccagtccacggaaattgctccgcatcagtgcccctttaacataTACAGTGTCCATACAGTTTCCACAGCAACCTATAAAGAAAGGTTGTGCATGATGTATGAGTGTAGCTAGTTAAAACCTGTTGATAGTTCAGCTCCTGGTGTTTACCTCGCCTGGTTTCCTTAGTGATTCTTCAAACAACCTGAAGATTTCTCCGCACTCCTCGGACGTGTCCACGTACTTGCCCACAATGTCATACTTCACTTGATCTGGGTACTTCTCAGCGGCTTCCACGAATTTCTCCAGAGCTAAAATATGGTATGGTATTCACTGGAgactatatatgtacatttggGAGCACCGACTAGTGGATGACAGCACGAACAACAATATGGATCAAACACTGTACCTATGGCTCTTCGCCATGTTCTCCGACTTTGTTTAGAATCTCAACACATGGGATACAagaaaacatacatattttacttgGTAAGTTTGAGAGTGCGACTTTGGTTGAAGTAAAAAATTTGATTAAACGGTCTCAAGTTAAACAACAATTCAGTGAACATTCTACCTGAAAATGCTGTGTTTGCATCGCGCAGTTGGAACTTAAATTcgacttcagtaaatacatcttttctCTGTTTTGTTGGTTTACGTTTAACGCTGTCTTCGGAAtgcgttgttgtttttttccctgGGGATGCCATGCCGTCATCCGAAGTGCATTTCACCAAACGAAACCCCACGTGGTAATCTGTGTACAAATCCCCATGCAGAACTCCATATTATGTGTCTGCCTTTATTCCTAACTTGTATGCGCTTTCTTGTATCACTGTAAGGAGCTCAGTAAAACCCGGGCAAAAATCATTTAAGTGAGTGAGGCGCACATAAAATGGTGCTAAGAAAACAATTGCATTGTAAGAGAAAGGAATTTGACCCCCGAGACCTTCAGTGAACCATATGATAACTGTAATTGTTTTTACCTGAATTACAGACACCATACGATAAACTGTCACATCCATGACGTAGTATTCTGTTACTGGTAACTGTTATCTCATCGTATCAGTGCCAGTGTTAGTGTGGGGAAAATGCGACTGTCATGCTTATAATTAGCTTTAGTTGCACCATGCTAGTGGATGGAATTTCCGATCTATTAATACGTCGTAAAGTATACATAAAACAGCTGTCTACTCAGGGCAGTTACAATTAAAGAATAGAAAAGCATTGGCCAACAGAGATAGTTAGCCTCCGAGTACCTCGTTGCAGGTAAGTGTTCACACCAGACCATATAAATGCACTGTGAGTTAGATATATATTGCTTTGAGTCAGTATTCTCAGATTACTTTGTCAGACGATCTACGTGATTGGCATTTATGAAGCTGATGAATAATAAGAAAgataatatattttatggatgacaacttctttattatatagcacTTATATTACGACTTGTTATGCATATATTACACATGCattataacaacttcttttccacattacacacacatgtatgatGTCTAGCACGAAGTACCTTTCTTACTTTGCTGGATTCTTTAACTTGAAAATGATTTAActggtgtgcgtgcgtgcgtgcgtgtttgcgTTTGTGTGAAACTACGTATTGAAACTCTGTTAACTCTAACAATGTCTATTTACAGACTAATAATGGGTGCAAATAGTTCAAAGTCCCCTGTCGTCGACTTGGAAGAGGTCTTGAAAACGTATGCATGGAATGCATTTGTCAAAACTGACACTTACAAAGAGAAAGGCACACTTCGTTTGTCCGATGTCGATATTGACATAGTATGGAACAGGGTACATTTCTCCACCAGCGAACCTGCGTTTGGATCAAAGCAAGGACCGTTCCCTGTCGAGTCCCAGATCGTCTTCAAGGCGCATTACAACAACAAAACTTCTGAATTTCAAGAACAGAACTTCTCAACTTCAAGAACAACAGTTGCCAAGGCAACAACTTTACTAACACGAGGATTTACTCGAGGCATCCACACTGACATTAAGATTTCAGTCCCCCCGGAAGTCGCGTATGCAACATCCGGTTTTGGGAACACGGTGAGCATCAAAACGGACGAGGTGAATACTGTCGAACACACCCTGACCTGGACAACTAACTCGAACATTCGACTTCCACCAAAGTCCAAAATGCTGGCCCAATTACAGGTTAGCGCACAACAATTTCAATGTGATTTTTCCGCATATGTTACATTCAAAGGAACTGCTGTGCTGCCTATCAAGGACAGAACAACTCAGGCGTTGTTACGAACAGTTCAGAACGACATTTGTACCATTGTGAAGGATGAACTTAAAAGACGGAACATCAAATACAACACCTCCAACCCAGAAGCCATTACGCTCAATGGCAAAACAGTTCAGTGGCCAATCTCAGGGGAACTCCGTTTTAAATATGGCATCACACAGGATGTGCTTCTGGACCCTGTAGAAGGATCGACGTATAACTAGTGCTCGTGCGCATGCTCATGTGTTCGAATCAAATATTTGTTAAGCTTACGAAGCACGTCTTCCAGCTTGTTACTATTTCCGTCTGATGTCAAAGCAGGACAGAACTGTCAATTAGAAGATATATCCATCTATTTGTCAATAGAGTCTGACGTTCAGACAATAAATAATctgtgatatacatgtgtataacAATATACTCTTCTATCTTCGTTGACTAAATGTATAGAGATAATTGTTATGATTATGACTGTCATAGTTCAGTTGACTTAACTGACAAATTGAATTACACGAATGTCTTGTTGGCGCACTTTATGAACCATCATTATGTAAAACTGCTGTACAATCATGTAATGTCATATAAGAGCTGTGATTTGGGATTTCCCCATGACGGGAGCTTCGTTCTTGTGATAtttaccagggagcctatatagagagtgttatagagtatccctgtaTTTACTTCCAGCAATTGCAATGTATGTAATATCGTTATGGAAAGAAACTATTTACTTTTCACATATATGAGGTGCATCTTGCATTAAtagtttcattattattatcattgtcaTTCTGTCTTCTATTTATGATAGCCTAGTCCGTTTGACTTTGTAATGTCAATAtaaatttatatataacaacaaaacatcatTGATTGATCGTTCCCATGACTGGCTACAGGAACACAGTCGTcagctgtctaaggcgccaggctagcgATCTTGCGAGCTCAAGGTCCCGGGATCGAGAATTTTATACACTATATAAACAGTATATGTGTCTCAAATCATTGAGGTTGTGTATAAGAGATGGGGATTGTTCCTCAGTGCGAGCATAAcgttaagatgatcgtaactccataCTCTGaagtagtgagtgaatttagttttacgccgcattcagcattattccagctaaatttcggcgttctgtaaataatcgagtctagacctgatccagtgatcaaaaccatgaacatcgatctgcacaatcgggaaccgatgacgtacacccaccaaatcagcgagcctgaccacccgatcccgttagtcgtacCTTAAGActggcatgggttactgaagaccagggcccacttgcacaaaacgatcttggAGCtataattattgtaaatccttaagatcccgatcttaggcttcggctacaatcgccatccacttgcacaaagcgattgtaggctaagatcattgtaagttacaatcaaaacttacaattggttggaaccaattgtaaggagctaagatcattgtagtcagtagcaaaatgacGTCCAAGTTGGTGTCgatttcacgcaaataattagctttacgtttggggattgctttcatattacataaaactgtatgattcgccttgacacttcagcgacacggagaatgcaacatcgatttacgtcagaaatatcgttgttagcggtagtgaacaacatcactatCGAGTCGAaatcatagagtacaattctcacccgattcagtgttgga is part of the Haliotis asinina isolate JCU_RB_2024 chromosome 6, JCU_Hal_asi_v2, whole genome shotgun sequence genome and harbors:
- the LOC137287527 gene encoding aerolysin-like protein, whose protein sequence is MGANSSKSPVVDLEEVLKTYAWNAFVKTDTYKEKGTLRLSDVDIDIVWNRVHFSTSEPAFGSKQGPFPVESQIVFKAHYNNKTSEFQEQNFSTSRTTVAKATTLLTRGFTRGIHTDIKISVPPEVAYATSGFGNTVSIKTDEVNTVEHTLTWTTNSNIRLPPKSKMLAQLQVSAQQFQCDFSAYVTFKGTAVLPIKDRTTQALLRTVQNDICTIVKDELKRRNIKYNTSNPEAITLNGKTVQWPISGELRFKYGITQDVLLDPVEGSTYN